A portion of the Tenacibaculum todarodis genome contains these proteins:
- a CDS encoding DMT family transporter: MNTRTIALIAVFITSLIYGVTFTIAKEVMPLYIKPYGFILLRVGGATIVFWLVGLLIKAKSIEKQDYKHILLASFFGVGINMLTFFKGLSLTTPISAAAIMVMSPIMVLLFASLLLKEKIIPRKILGVIIGFIGALLLIIYGNSSEVNGENIILGNFLVFVNAASYGFYLVLAKKLIEKYNPVVFVKWLYLFGLIWVLPFGLNELTEVQWNIMPTSIYLKAGFVVLFTTCVTYLFNLYGLSKLKPTTVSVFIYLQPVIASIYALSVGSDTLNTVKIAATLLIFLGVYLVTKQVQNSAK; encoded by the coding sequence ATGAACACTAGAACAATTGCTTTAATTGCAGTTTTTATTACATCTTTAATTTATGGTGTAACATTTACCATTGCTAAAGAAGTAATGCCCTTATACATAAAACCTTACGGATTTATATTATTGCGAGTTGGTGGAGCAACAATTGTTTTTTGGCTAGTTGGCTTGTTGATAAAAGCAAAATCAATTGAAAAACAAGATTACAAACACATATTACTTGCATCATTTTTTGGCGTTGGTATAAACATGCTTACCTTTTTTAAAGGTTTAAGTTTAACTACTCCAATTAGTGCTGCTGCAATTATGGTTATGTCTCCAATAATGGTATTACTTTTTGCTAGTCTTTTACTGAAAGAAAAAATAATTCCAAGAAAAATTTTAGGTGTTATAATTGGTTTCATAGGTGCTTTGTTATTAATTATCTACGGAAACTCTTCCGAAGTAAACGGAGAAAACATAATTCTTGGTAACTTTTTAGTGTTTGTAAATGCAGCTTCTTATGGTTTTTATTTAGTACTTGCTAAAAAACTAATTGAAAAATATAACCCAGTTGTATTTGTAAAATGGCTCTATTTATTCGGGTTAATTTGGGTACTTCCTTTTGGTTTAAATGAATTAACCGAAGTACAATGGAATATAATGCCAACTTCAATTTACTTAAAAGCTGGCTTTGTTGTCTTGTTTACAACTTGTGTAACCTACTTATTTAATTTGTATGGTTTATCTAAATTAAAACCAACAACGGTAAGTGTTTTTATTTATTTACAACCTGTTATTGCATCAATTTATGCGCTTTCTGTTGGTAGCGACACTTTAAATACAGTAAAAATAGCTGCAACCTTGCTAATATTCTTAGGTGTTTATTTGGTTACAAAACAAGTGCAGAATTCCGCTAAATAA
- the gmk gene encoding guanylate kinase codes for MSTNFKGKLFVFSAPSGSGKTTIVRHLLKQERLGLEFSISATSREARGEEKNGEDYYFISTKEFKQHIKNEDFLEWEEVYRDNFYGTLKTEVERIWAQGKHVIFDIDVAGGLRIKKKFPEQTLAVFVKPPSIDELKIRLKKRSTESEDKINMRIAKASVELATAPQFDEIIKNYDLNIALKDAENLVDNFLGLKNNQEEE; via the coding sequence ATGAGTACTAATTTCAAAGGTAAATTATTTGTGTTTTCTGCTCCATCTGGTAGCGGAAAAACAACAATTGTTCGTCATCTATTAAAACAAGAAAGACTTGGTTTAGAGTTTTCAATTTCTGCAACTTCAAGAGAAGCAAGAGGCGAAGAAAAAAATGGAGAAGATTATTACTTTATTTCAACCAAAGAATTTAAACAACACATAAAAAATGAAGATTTTTTAGAGTGGGAAGAAGTGTATAGAGATAATTTTTACGGAACTTTAAAAACAGAAGTTGAACGAATTTGGGCACAAGGAAAGCACGTTATTTTTGATATTGATGTTGCTGGTGGACTTCGTATTAAAAAGAAATTTCCAGAACAAACATTAGCTGTTTTTGTTAAACCACCAAGTATAGATGAGTTAAAAATAAGACTAAAAAAACGTTCTACTGAAAGTGAAGACAAGATAAATATGCGAATTGCAAAAGCATCTGTAGAATTGGCAACTGCACCACAATTTGATGAAATTATAAAAAATTACGATTTAAATATTGCATTAAAAGATGCTGAAAATTTAGTAGATAATTTCTTAGGATTAAAAAATAATCAAGAAGAGGAATAA
- the nadD gene encoding nicotinate (nicotinamide) nucleotide adenylyltransferase: MKNIGLYFGTFNPIHVGHLIIANHMVENSNLDEIWMVVTPHNPFKKKSSLLDNHHRLEMVFKATERFDKIKPTDIEFKLPQPNYTVHTLAHISEKYPKYKFNLIMGEDNLKSFHKWKNYETILENHNVYVYPRISEGKIETQFDNHPKIHPVKAPIVEISSTMIRNGIKDKKNIQPLLSDAVWNYIDEMNFYKK; encoded by the coding sequence ATGAAAAATATTGGTCTTTATTTTGGAACTTTTAACCCAATACATGTTGGACATTTAATTATTGCCAATCATATGGTAGAAAATTCTAATTTAGATGAAATTTGGATGGTTGTAACACCACACAATCCATTTAAAAAGAAAAGTTCTTTATTAGACAATCACCATCGATTAGAAATGGTTTTTAAAGCTACAGAAAGGTTTGATAAAATAAAACCAACCGATATAGAGTTTAAATTACCACAACCAAATTACACAGTTCATACATTAGCGCATATTTCAGAAAAGTATCCAAAATATAAATTCAACTTAATTATGGGCGAAGACAATTTAAAAAGTTTTCATAAATGGAAAAATTATGAAACCATTTTAGAAAACCATAATGTATATGTGTATCCAAGAATTTCTGAAGGTAAAATTGAAACTCAATTCGATAATCACCCAAAAATTCACCCTGTAAAAGCGCCAATTGTAGAAATTTCTTCAACAATGATTCGTAACGGAATTAAAGATAAAAAGAACATTCAGCCATTACTTTCAGATGCCGTTTGGAATTATATTGACGAAATGAACTTCTATAAGAAGTAA
- a CDS encoding YicC/YloC family endoribonuclease, producing the protein MIQSMTGYGKAVLQLPTKKVTIEIKSLNSKNLDLNVRIPSYYKEKELSVRKKLASSLVRGKVDFSIWVEMTADETSTTVNKNVVLEYVQQLRNTLFIGSDNDVELLKMAIKMPDALKVERAELDENEWAKIDESIDVAITEIIQYRTDEAASLEVDFNERIANIKEALAAIKVLDTERIDHVKARLQKALDDLKVEIDENRFEQELIYYLEKLDINEEKVRLANHLDYFLETLATPDSNGKKLGFVIQEIGREINTTGSKANYAPMQKLVIRMKDELEKIKEQILNVL; encoded by the coding sequence ATGATACAATCTATGACAGGATACGGGAAAGCCGTATTACAACTGCCAACAAAAAAAGTAACCATTGAAATTAAGTCTTTAAATAGTAAAAATTTAGATTTAAATGTTCGTATTCCTTCTTACTATAAAGAAAAAGAATTATCGGTTCGTAAAAAATTAGCAAGTAGTTTAGTTCGTGGAAAAGTAGATTTTTCTATTTGGGTAGAAATGACAGCTGATGAAACCTCTACAACTGTAAATAAAAATGTAGTTTTAGAATATGTTCAACAATTAAGAAATACCCTTTTTATTGGTTCTGATAATGATGTAGAATTATTAAAAATGGCCATAAAAATGCCAGATGCTCTTAAGGTTGAACGTGCTGAATTAGATGAAAATGAATGGGCAAAGATTGATGAATCTATTGATGTAGCTATTACAGAAATTATTCAATATAGAACTGACGAAGCTGCTTCTTTAGAAGTAGATTTTAACGAAAGAATTGCAAATATTAAAGAAGCTTTAGCGGCAATAAAAGTTTTAGATACTGAAAGAATAGATCATGTAAAAGCTCGTTTACAAAAAGCTTTAGATGATTTAAAAGTTGAAATTGACGAAAATAGATTTGAGCAAGAGTTAATTTATTATCTAGAAAAATTAGATATAAATGAAGAGAAAGTTCGTTTAGCAAATCATTTAGATTACTTCTTAGAAACGCTGGCTACACCAGATTCTAACGGAAAAAAACTTGGATTTGTAATTCAAGAAATTGGTAGAGAAATAAACACAACAGGTTCTAAAGCTAATTATGCACCAATGCAAAAATTAGTAATTAGAATGAAAGATGAATTGGAGAAAATTAAAGAACAAATTTTAAACGTTTTATAA